Proteins from one Ramlibacter sp. PS4R-6 genomic window:
- a CDS encoding class-III pyridoxal-phosphate-dependent aminotransferase, producing MNLRLLDRKYLGRQEEPDDFIVGDSGGSYVTDTRGRTYIDFMTGWCVGNLGWGNTEIRAAARKYEGPEYVYPGHLYRPWAELAELLARITPGKLSVSYRTTGGTESVDGALQMAMAYTGRGKFVSIEDSYHGNSIATMSIGASGNRKKFKNLLPHCQKIKPPLDGKALGKVKTLLEKRDVAAFIMEPVICNLGAMVPDEEFVRGVRALCTRYGTLFIADEVATGFGRTGKLFACEHFGLEPDVLCMAKAITGGYGAMGAVITTPAIAKAIKEDFGLYSTYGWHPRAVAVALANLRYLMRHRAQLLRNTTQLGDYFLTRLPGMRFKGKADIRGKGFAIGIEVDDERYASRVGDKCRKNGLLVSAEENVLMIFPALNIARETAERGLDIFEQAL from the coding sequence ATGAACCTGCGCCTGCTCGACAGGAAATACCTCGGGCGCCAGGAAGAGCCCGATGACTTCATCGTCGGCGACTCCGGCGGCAGCTACGTCACCGATACGCGGGGGCGCACGTACATCGACTTTATGACGGGCTGGTGTGTCGGCAACCTGGGCTGGGGCAACACCGAGATTCGCGCAGCGGCGCGGAAATACGAAGGCCCCGAATACGTCTATCCGGGGCACCTGTACCGGCCCTGGGCCGAACTCGCCGAACTACTGGCACGCATCACGCCGGGCAAGCTGTCGGTCTCCTACCGGACGACCGGCGGCACCGAATCGGTCGACGGGGCGTTGCAGATGGCCATGGCCTACACCGGGCGCGGCAAGTTCGTCTCGATCGAAGACAGCTACCACGGCAACTCGATCGCCACCATGAGCATCGGCGCATCGGGCAACCGCAAGAAGTTCAAGAACCTCCTGCCCCATTGCCAGAAGATCAAGCCGCCGCTGGACGGCAAGGCGCTCGGGAAGGTGAAGACGCTGCTGGAGAAGCGCGATGTCGCAGCCTTCATCATGGAGCCCGTCATCTGCAACCTCGGCGCGATGGTTCCCGACGAAGAGTTCGTGCGCGGTGTTCGTGCGCTCTGCACGCGCTACGGCACGCTCTTCATCGCCGATGAGGTCGCCACGGGTTTCGGGCGCACGGGCAAGCTCTTTGCCTGCGAGCACTTCGGCCTCGAGCCGGATGTGCTTTGCATGGCCAAGGCGATCACCGGTGGCTACGGGGCGATGGGTGCGGTGATCACCACGCCCGCCATAGCGAAGGCCATCAAGGAAGATTTCGGCCTGTATTCCACCTACGGCTGGCACCCTCGCGCCGTCGCCGTCGCGTTGGCCAACCTGCGCTACCTGATGCGGCACCGGGCCCAGCTTCTCAGGAACACCACGCAGCTGGGCGACTACTTCCTCACACGGCTTCCCGGAATGCGCTTCAAGGGCAAGGCAGACATCCGTGGCAAGGGCTTCGCCATCGGCATCGAGGTCGACGACGAACGCTACGCGTCCAGGGTGGGCGACAAATGCCGGAAGAACGGCCTGCTCGTGTCGGCCGAAGAAAATGTGCTCATGATTTTCCCGGCGCTGAACATCGCGCGAGAGACGGCCGAGCGCGGCCTCGACATCTTCGAACAGGCCTTGTGA
- the edd gene encoding phosphogluconate dehydratase — MTLHPAVASVTERIRERSAPGRAAYLQRLDAAAARPRGDERMGCANVAHAFAALPGNDKFRVVAEHAPNIGIVTAYNDMLSAHAPYASFPDVIKDEARKLGATAQVAGGVPAMCDGVTQGTAGMELSLFSRDTIALGTAVALSHDVFDAALMLGICDKIVPGLLIGALHFGHLPTVFVPGGPMPSGLPNSEKAKVRELATQGLVGRKELLEAEEKAYHTVGTCTFYGTANSNQMLLEAMGLHVPDSAFVNPQDGRREALTREAVRTVLAITRSKRFAPIGRVVDERAIVNALVVLMATGGSTNHLIHWVAVARSAGITIDWNDFEALSQATPLIARVYPNGQADVNQFQAAGGPAYIIRELLDAGLMHADVLTVREGGIGEYRGIAPSASRDLGVVRPAKEPFSTTGGLRLLSGNLGRSVIKTSAVPDDRHVIEAPARVFDSQEGLHQAFKAGELERDVVCVVRWQGPQANGMPELHKLTPPLAVLQGKGHRVALVTDGRMSGASGKVPAAIHVTPEAAMGGPLAKLRDGDVVRLDAQKGVLQALVSDAEWAQREPAPMPESLKAADAHGTGRELFAAFRRNARSAEEGACTWL; from the coding sequence ATGACACTGCACCCGGCCGTGGCCTCGGTCACCGAGCGAATCCGTGAACGCAGCGCGCCCGGCCGCGCCGCCTACCTGCAGCGGCTGGACGCGGCCGCCGCCAGGCCGCGCGGCGACGAGCGCATGGGCTGCGCCAACGTGGCCCATGCGTTCGCGGCGCTTCCCGGCAACGACAAGTTCCGCGTGGTCGCCGAGCACGCGCCCAACATCGGCATCGTGACCGCGTACAACGACATGCTGTCCGCGCACGCGCCCTACGCCAGCTTCCCCGACGTGATCAAGGACGAGGCGCGCAAGCTCGGCGCCACCGCGCAGGTGGCCGGCGGCGTGCCCGCGATGTGCGACGGCGTCACGCAAGGCACGGCCGGCATGGAGCTGAGCCTGTTCTCGCGCGACACCATCGCGCTGGGCACGGCGGTGGCCCTGAGCCACGACGTATTCGACGCCGCGCTGATGCTGGGCATCTGCGACAAGATCGTCCCCGGCCTGTTGATCGGCGCGCTGCACTTCGGCCACTTGCCCACGGTGTTCGTGCCGGGCGGGCCCATGCCCAGCGGCCTACCGAACAGCGAGAAGGCCAAGGTGCGCGAGCTGGCCACGCAAGGCCTCGTGGGCCGCAAGGAGCTGCTCGAAGCCGAGGAGAAGGCGTACCACACGGTGGGCACCTGCACTTTCTACGGCACGGCCAACAGCAACCAGATGCTGCTGGAGGCGATGGGCCTGCACGTGCCCGATTCGGCATTCGTCAACCCGCAGGACGGCCGGCGCGAGGCGCTGACGCGCGAGGCGGTGCGCACGGTGCTCGCGATCACGCGGAGCAAGCGTTTCGCGCCCATCGGCCGCGTGGTCGACGAACGCGCCATCGTCAACGCGCTGGTCGTGCTGATGGCCACCGGCGGCTCCACCAACCACCTGATCCACTGGGTGGCGGTGGCGCGCTCGGCGGGTATCACCATCGACTGGAACGACTTCGAGGCCCTGTCGCAGGCCACGCCGCTGATCGCGCGCGTGTACCCCAACGGCCAGGCCGACGTGAACCAGTTCCAGGCCGCCGGCGGGCCCGCGTACATCATCCGCGAGCTGCTCGATGCGGGCCTGATGCACGCGGACGTGCTGACAGTGCGTGAGGGCGGCATCGGCGAATACCGCGGCATCGCGCCGTCTGCTTCGCGCGACCTCGGCGTCGTGCGGCCCGCGAAGGAACCGTTCAGCACCACCGGGGGGCTGCGCCTGCTCAGCGGAAACCTGGGCCGCAGCGTGATCAAGACCTCGGCCGTGCCCGACGACCGTCATGTCATCGAGGCGCCGGCCCGCGTGTTCGATTCGCAGGAAGGCCTGCACCAAGCCTTCAAGGCCGGCGAGCTGGAGCGCGACGTGGTCTGCGTGGTGCGCTGGCAGGGGCCGCAGGCCAACGGCATGCCCGAGCTGCACAAGCTCACGCCGCCGCTGGCGGTGCTGCAAGGCAAGGGCCACCGCGTGGCGCTGGTCACCGATGGCCGCATGAGCGGCGCATCGGGCAAGGTGCCGGCGGCCATCCATGTGACGCCCGAAGCCGCGATGGGCGGGCCGCTGGCCAAGCTGCGCGATGGCGATGTCGTGCGCCTCGACGCGCAGAAGGGCGTGCTGCAGGCGCTGGTGTCCGATGCCGAATGGGCCCAACGCGAGCCGGCGCCGATGCCAGAATCCCTCAAGGCCGCCGATGCCCACGGCACCGGCCGCGAACTGTTTGCCGCCTTCCGCCGCAACGCGCGATCGGCGGAGGAAGGAGCCTGCACATGGCTGTGA
- a CDS encoding gamma-glutamylcyclotransferase, whose amino-acid sequence MSESLKPLRDPASMLERTLVEWGGHQDLWIFGYGSLIWRPEFDYAERRPAKVHGWHRALKMWSRINRGTPEQPGLVFGMLSGGSCQGMVFRIPQHEGRKVLALLWAREMKLAIYDPKWLTCQTPQGPVTALAFTLSRKSPSHTGVLTPEEYRRIFTEASGIYGTTYDYAHRTLEELKRHNIRDKGLEKLLKLIEREER is encoded by the coding sequence ATGAGCGAAAGCCTCAAGCCCCTGCGCGACCCGGCCTCGATGCTGGAACGAACCCTCGTCGAATGGGGCGGCCACCAGGACCTGTGGATCTTCGGCTACGGCTCGCTGATCTGGCGGCCCGAGTTCGACTATGCCGAACGCCGCCCCGCCAAGGTGCACGGCTGGCACCGCGCGCTGAAGATGTGGAGCCGCATCAACCGCGGCACCCCCGAGCAGCCCGGCCTGGTGTTCGGCATGCTCTCAGGCGGCAGCTGCCAGGGCATGGTTTTTCGCATCCCCCAGCACGAAGGCCGCAAGGTGCTGGCGCTGCTGTGGGCGCGCGAGATGAAGCTGGCCATCTACGACCCCAAGTGGCTCACGTGCCAGACGCCGCAAGGGCCGGTGACGGCGCTGGCGTTCACGCTGTCGCGCAAGAGCCCGAGCCACACGGGCGTTCTGACGCCGGAGGAGTACCGGCGCATCTTTACCGAGGCGAGTGGGATCTACGGGACGACGTATGACTACGCGCACCGCACGCTCGAAGAACTCAAGCGGCACAACATCCGGGACAAGGGATTGGAGAAGTTGCTGAAGTTGATCGAGCGCGAGGAGCGGTAG
- a CDS encoding GNAT family N-acetyltransferase produces MLLVPTLRLATLRDARAIADMSREQVEAGLAWSWTPERVRASIRDRATNVVVAMEGIALVGFGIMKYGDDKAHLSLLAVSPSQRDHGVGGKLLDWLEKSARTAGIERIELEARADNLGALAFYGMRGYERYDIAHGYYQGRIDAYRLAKSLA; encoded by the coding sequence ATGCTTCTCGTGCCGACCCTGCGCCTGGCGACCCTGCGCGATGCACGCGCCATCGCCGACATGTCACGCGAGCAGGTCGAGGCCGGCTTGGCCTGGAGCTGGACGCCCGAGCGCGTGCGCGCCTCCATCCGCGACCGCGCGACCAACGTCGTCGTGGCGATGGAAGGCATCGCGCTCGTCGGCTTCGGCATCATGAAATACGGCGACGACAAGGCGCACCTCAGCCTGCTGGCCGTCAGCCCGTCTCAGCGCGACCATGGCGTGGGCGGCAAGCTGCTCGACTGGCTGGAGAAGTCGGCGCGCACCGCGGGCATCGAAAGGATCGAGCTCGAGGCACGCGCCGACAACCTGGGTGCGCTGGCTTTCTACGGCATGCGCGGCTATGAGCGGTACGACATCGCCCATGGCTATTACCAGGGGCGCATCGACGCCTACAGGCTCGCCAAGAGCCTGGCGTGA
- a CDS encoding bifunctional 4-hydroxy-2-oxoglutarate aldolase/2-dehydro-3-deoxy-phosphogluconate aldolase, with product MAVKNLTAKDVMRDAPVIPVIVLNEVAHAVPLARALVAGGIRMLEVTLRTPVAMQCIEAIAKEVPDAVAGAGTVRNTKDAQAAAKAGARFIVSPGYSSPLGRACKELGVPLLPGVATGSEIMAAQDDGYMEMKFFPALQAGGVPMLKSWHGPFFDATFCPTGGITAANARDFLALPNVACVGGTWIVPADAIEKGDWGRITRLAKEARELACPK from the coding sequence ATGGCTGTGAAGAACCTGACCGCGAAGGACGTGATGCGCGACGCGCCGGTCATCCCGGTGATCGTGCTGAACGAAGTAGCCCACGCCGTGCCGCTGGCGCGCGCGCTGGTGGCGGGCGGCATCCGCATGCTGGAAGTCACCCTGCGCACGCCGGTGGCGATGCAGTGCATCGAGGCGATCGCAAAAGAGGTGCCCGACGCCGTTGCGGGTGCGGGCACGGTGCGCAACACCAAGGATGCGCAGGCGGCGGCCAAGGCCGGCGCGCGCTTCATCGTGAGCCCCGGGTATTCGTCGCCGCTGGGGCGTGCGTGCAAGGAGCTCGGCGTGCCGCTCTTGCCCGGCGTGGCGACGGGCAGCGAGATCATGGCCGCGCAGGACGACGGCTACATGGAGATGAAGTTCTTCCCGGCGCTGCAGGCCGGCGGCGTGCCCATGCTCAAGTCGTGGCACGGCCCCTTCTTCGACGCGACGTTCTGCCCGACCGGCGGCATCACGGCGGCGAATGCGCGCGATTTCCTGGCGTTGCCCAACGTGGCGTGCGTGGGCGGCACGTGGATCGTGCCGGCCGACGCGATCGAGAAGGGTGATTGGGGGCGCATCACGCGCCTGGCGAAGGAGGCGAGGGAGCTCGCCTGCCCGAAGTAA
- the gloA gene encoding lactoylglutathione lyase, which translates to MRLLHTMLRVGDLQRSVDFYTKVLGMKLLRTTQRPDQKYDLAFVGYGTNPEHAEIELTYNYGVSTYELGSAFGHIALGVPDVYAACDTIRKNGGNVTREPGPVKGGTSVIAFVTDPDGYKIELIEKK; encoded by the coding sequence ATGCGACTCCTGCACACCATGTTGCGCGTCGGCGACCTCCAGCGGTCGGTCGACTTCTACACCAAGGTCCTCGGCATGAAGCTGCTGCGAACCACGCAGCGCCCCGACCAGAAGTACGACCTGGCCTTCGTCGGCTACGGCACCAACCCGGAGCACGCCGAGATCGAGCTCACGTACAACTATGGTGTCAGCACCTACGAGCTGGGCAGCGCCTTCGGCCACATCGCGCTGGGCGTGCCGGACGTCTACGCGGCGTGCGACACCATCCGCAAGAACGGCGGCAACGTCACGCGCGAGCCCGGGCCGGTGAAAGGTGGCACATCGGTGATCGCGTTCGTGACCGACCCGGACGGGTACAAGATCGAGCTGATCGAGAAGAAGTGA